The following proteins are encoded in a genomic region of Streptomyces lunaelactis:
- the trpS gene encoding tryptophan--tRNA ligase translates to MLSMASDRPRALSGIQPTAGSFHLGNYLGAIRQYVALQETHDAFYMVVDLHAITVPQDPAELRANTRLAAAQLLAAGLDPERCTLFIQSHVPEHAQLGWIMNCLTGFGEASRMTQFKDKSAKQGTDRATVGLFTYPILQVADILLYQANAVPVGEDQRQHIELTRDLAERFNTRFGDTFTIPAPHIVKEVAKIYDLQDPTIKMSKSASTPKGLINLLDEPKTTAKKIKSAVTDTDTVIRFDPVNKPGVSNLLTIQSTLTGKSVAELEAEYEGRMYGALKTDLADIMVDFVTPFRSRTQEYLDDPETLDSILAKGAEKARAVAAETLAATYDRVGFLPAKH, encoded by the coding sequence ATGTTGAGCATGGCCTCTGACCGACCCCGCGCGCTCTCCGGCATCCAGCCCACCGCAGGCTCGTTCCACCTAGGGAACTACCTCGGTGCGATCCGTCAGTACGTGGCGCTGCAAGAGACCCACGACGCGTTCTACATGGTCGTGGATCTGCATGCGATCACCGTGCCGCAGGACCCCGCCGAGCTGCGCGCCAATACCCGGCTCGCCGCGGCCCAGCTGCTCGCCGCCGGTCTCGACCCCGAGCGCTGCACCCTCTTCATCCAGAGTCACGTCCCCGAGCACGCCCAGCTCGGCTGGATCATGAACTGCCTCACCGGGTTCGGTGAGGCCTCCCGGATGACGCAGTTCAAGGACAAGTCCGCGAAGCAGGGCACCGACCGAGCCACCGTCGGTCTCTTCACATATCCGATTCTGCAGGTCGCGGACATCCTGCTCTACCAGGCCAACGCCGTCCCGGTCGGCGAGGACCAGCGCCAGCACATCGAGCTCACGCGCGACCTCGCCGAGCGTTTCAACACCCGCTTCGGCGACACCTTCACCATCCCGGCGCCGCACATCGTCAAGGAGGTCGCGAAGATCTACGACCTCCAGGACCCGACGATCAAGATGAGCAAGTCGGCTTCGACGCCCAAGGGCCTGATCAACCTGCTCGACGAGCCGAAGACGACGGCCAAGAAGATCAAGAGCGCGGTCACGGACACCGACACCGTGATCCGCTTCGACCCGGTGAACAAGCCGGGCGTGTCGAATCTCCTCACCATCCAGTCCACCCTCACCGGCAAGAGCGTGGCCGAGCTGGAGGCGGAGTACGAGGGCAGGATGTACGGCGCGCTGAAGACCGATCTGGCGGACATCATGGTCGATTTCGTCACACCGTTCCGGAGCCGTACGCAGGAATATCTGGACGACCCCGAGACGCTGGACTCGATCCTGGCCAAGGGCGCGGAGAAGGCACGTGCGGTCGCCGCCGAGACCCTGGCCGCCACGTACGACCGGGTGGGGTTCCTCCCCGCGAAGCACTGA
- a CDS encoding FAD-binding oxidoreductase, giving the protein MSADTRTAEAAEAAGAVEAAEFVSVTGWGRTAPTTARLLRPRTPGEVAAAVRGWGARGGIARGLGRAYGDAAQNAGGSVLDMTALGRIRTIDAEAGLVVCDAGVSLHRLMEVLLPLGWFVPVTPGTRYVTVGGAIGADIHGKNHHAHGSFSRHVRSLELLTADGEILHVVPGTDLFDATAGGMGLTGVILSATVRLHPVETSLMSVDTERATDLDDLMARLSATDHRYRYSVAWIDLLARGRALGRAVLTRAEHAPLDALPPRARRSRRTPLDFRPGQLPAAPGFVPEGLLGRTTVGLFNELWYRRAPRSRTGELQRISTYFHPLDGVPHWNRIYGRGGFVQYQFVVGYGHEEVLRRIVRRISRRGCPSFLAVLKRFGESDPGWLSFPMPGWTLALDIPAGLPGLAAFLDELDEEVASAGGRVCLAKDSRLRPELLAAMYPRLSEFRSLRAGLDPRGVFTSDLSRRLAL; this is encoded by the coding sequence ATGTCCGCCGATACCCGTACCGCCGAGGCTGCCGAAGCCGCTGGGGCCGTCGAAGCCGCCGAGTTCGTGTCCGTCACCGGCTGGGGCCGGACCGCTCCGACGACCGCCCGCCTGCTGCGCCCCCGCACCCCCGGGGAAGTGGCCGCAGCGGTACGGGGATGGGGTGCGCGCGGCGGGATCGCACGCGGGCTCGGCCGGGCGTACGGTGACGCGGCGCAGAACGCGGGCGGATCCGTACTGGACATGACCGCCCTGGGCCGCATCCGCACCATCGACGCGGAGGCGGGCCTCGTCGTGTGCGACGCGGGCGTGAGCCTGCACCGGCTGATGGAGGTGCTGCTGCCGCTCGGCTGGTTCGTGCCGGTGACGCCCGGGACCCGCTATGTCACGGTCGGCGGCGCGATCGGCGCCGACATCCACGGCAAGAACCACCATGCCCACGGCTCCTTCTCGCGCCATGTGCGGTCGCTCGAACTGCTCACCGCCGACGGCGAGATCCTTCACGTCGTCCCCGGCACGGACCTCTTCGACGCGACGGCGGGCGGCATGGGGCTGACCGGGGTGATCCTCTCGGCGACTGTTCGGCTCCACCCCGTCGAGACCTCCCTGATGTCCGTCGACACCGAACGGGCCACCGACCTCGACGACTTGATGGCCCGGCTCAGCGCGACCGACCACCGGTACCGGTACTCGGTCGCCTGGATCGACCTTCTCGCGCGCGGCCGTGCGCTGGGACGCGCGGTCCTCACCCGGGCGGAGCACGCCCCGCTGGACGCGCTGCCTCCGCGCGCCCGCCGGTCCCGTCGCACCCCCCTCGACTTCCGCCCGGGACAGCTTCCCGCCGCCCCCGGCTTCGTACCGGAGGGCCTGCTCGGACGCACCACGGTCGGGCTCTTCAACGAGCTCTGGTACCGCAGGGCGCCGCGCTCACGGACCGGCGAGCTGCAGAGGATCTCGACCTACTTCCACCCCCTGGACGGCGTCCCGCACTGGAACCGGATCTACGGGCGGGGCGGCTTCGTGCAGTACCAGTTCGTCGTCGGGTACGGACACGAGGAGGTCCTGCGCCGGATCGTGCGGCGCATCTCGCGGCGCGGCTGCCCCTCGTTCCTGGCGGTCCTGAAGCGGTTCGGCGAGAGCGACCCGGGGTGGCTGTCCTTCCCGATGCCCGGCTGGACACTCGCGCTGGACATCCCGGCCGGGCTGCCGGGCCTGGCCGCCTTCCTGGACGAGCTGGACGAGGAGGTCGCGTCGGCCGGCGGCCGGGTCTGTCTCGCGAAGGACTCCCGGCTGCGCCCGGAACTCCTCGCCGCGATGTACCCGCGCCTGTCCGAATTCCGCTCCCTGCGGGCCGGTCTGGATCCCCGCGGGGTCTTCACCTCCGACCTCTCCCGCCGTCTCGCCCTATAG
- a CDS encoding decaprenylphospho-beta-D-erythro-pentofuranosid-2-ulose 2-reductase, with product MKDAFGTPQSLLVLGGTSEIGLATARRLIARRARTVWLAGRPSRALENAAAELRTLGADVHTVAFDALDPTAHEQVLGKIFAEGDIDMVLLAFGVLGDQANDEAEPLAAVRVAQTNYTGAVSASLVCAGALQAQGHGSIVVLSSVAGERARRANFIYGSSKAGLDAFAQGLGDALHGTGVHVMVVRPGFVRTKMTAGLAEAPLATTPEAVATAIEQGLRRRSETVWVPGALRFVMSALRHVPRPVFRRLPD from the coding sequence ATGAAGGACGCCTTCGGCACCCCGCAGTCCCTGCTCGTCCTCGGCGGTACGTCGGAGATCGGCCTGGCGACCGCCCGCAGGCTCATCGCCCGCCGTGCCCGTACGGTCTGGCTGGCCGGACGGCCGTCGCGCGCCCTGGAGAACGCCGCGGCCGAGCTGCGCACCCTCGGCGCGGACGTGCACACCGTCGCCTTCGACGCCCTCGACCCGACCGCGCACGAGCAGGTCCTCGGCAAGATCTTCGCGGAGGGCGACATCGACATGGTGCTGCTCGCCTTCGGCGTCCTCGGCGACCAGGCGAACGACGAGGCCGAGCCCCTTGCGGCGGTCCGGGTCGCGCAGACCAACTACACCGGAGCCGTCTCGGCCTCGCTGGTGTGTGCGGGCGCGCTGCAGGCCCAGGGCCACGGCTCGATCGTGGTGCTCTCGTCGGTCGCGGGCGAGCGGGCCCGCCGCGCCAACTTCATCTACGGCTCCAGCAAGGCGGGCCTGGACGCCTTCGCGCAGGGGCTGGGGGACGCGCTGCACGGGACGGGCGTGCACGTCATGGTCGTACGCCCCGGATTCGTCCGCACGAAGATGACGGCGGGGCTGGCCGAGGCGCCGCTGGCCACCACCCCCGAGGCGGTCGCCACGGCCATCGAGCAGGGGCTGCGGCGCAGGTCGGAGACCGTGTGGGTGCCGGGGGCGCTGCGCTTTGTGATGTCGGCGCTGCGGCATGTGCCGCGGCCGGTCTTCCGGCGGCTGCCCGACTGA
- a CDS encoding YihY/virulence factor BrkB family protein, whose translation MDWLTRLPVIGPLVARLMRTHAWRSYETLDRVHWTRLAAAITFISFLALFPLITVAAAIGAALVDQKQLDKLENKISEQVPGISDQLDINSLVANAGTVGLVAGALLLFTGIGWITSMRDCLRAVWELDDEDQGNPVVRRLKDAGVLLGLGATALASLAASALGSTAVGWSADRLGIDDSGTSGVMLRVAALAIAVAAAFLLLLYLLTLLPGVHPPRRRLVVAVLIGAVGFELLKLLLGGYMRDVAAKSMYGAFGVPVALLLWINFTAKLLLFCAAWTATPSEEPSSEEPLSAGRAEEAGPPGDRTGPSGGEAASGG comes from the coding sequence ATGGACTGGCTGACCAGGCTCCCCGTCATCGGCCCACTCGTCGCCAGGCTGATGCGCACCCACGCCTGGCGGTCCTACGAGACGCTCGACCGGGTGCACTGGACGCGGCTCGCCGCCGCGATCACCTTCATCAGCTTCCTCGCGCTGTTCCCGCTGATCACGGTAGCCGCGGCGATCGGCGCCGCGCTGGTCGACCAGAAACAGCTGGACAAGCTGGAGAACAAGATCAGCGAGCAGGTGCCCGGCATCTCCGATCAGCTCGACATCAACTCCCTGGTCGCGAACGCGGGCACGGTCGGGCTCGTCGCGGGCGCGCTGCTGCTGTTCACCGGCATCGGCTGGATCACGTCGATGAGGGACTGTCTGCGCGCCGTCTGGGAGCTGGACGACGAGGACCAGGGCAACCCGGTCGTCCGCAGGCTCAAGGACGCGGGTGTACTGCTCGGGCTCGGCGCGACCGCGCTCGCCTCGCTCGCCGCGTCCGCGCTCGGCTCCACCGCGGTGGGCTGGAGTGCGGACCGGCTGGGCATCGACGACAGCGGAACCAGTGGCGTCATGCTGCGGGTCGCGGCCCTCGCGATCGCCGTCGCCGCCGCCTTCCTGCTTCTGCTGTACCTGCTGACGCTGCTGCCGGGCGTGCATCCGCCGCGTCGCCGCCTGGTGGTGGCGGTGCTGATCGGCGCGGTCGGCTTCGAGCTGCTCAAGCTGCTGCTCGGCGGCTATATGAGGGACGTCGCGGCGAAGAGCATGTACGGGGCGTTCGGCGTCCCGGTCGCACTGCTGCTGTGGATCAACTTCACCGCGAAGCTGCTGCTGTTCTGCGCGGCCTGGACGGCGACGCCGAGCGAGGAGCCGTCGAGCGAGGAGCCGTTGAGCGCCGGGCGAGCCGAGGAAGCCGGCCCGCCCGGTGACCGGACAGGACCTAGCGGCGGCGAAGCGGCCAGCGGCGGTTGA
- a CDS encoding decaprenyl-phosphate phosphoribosyltransferase encodes MTERGTALLERPERPERPAPPRAVSLPVGLIRTARPRQWIKNVLVVAAPAAAGQLGSRHTAVQLALVFTLFTAAAAAVYLINDARDADADRAHPVKCRRPVAAGDVPVSVAYTAGALLAAAAITGAATLCNAMTGALLTAYLSMQLAYCVWLKHVLVVDLAVVTTGFLLRAMIGGVALGIPLSRWFLITTGFGALFMVAAKRYSEAVQMEGSEGVTRVLLNAYTTGYLRFVWQLAAGVAVLAYCLWALESGGVAGQALLPWRQLSVIAFILAVLRYAVFADRGTAGAPEDVVLRDRPLAVIGLVWAAMYGLAVADL; translated from the coding sequence ATGACTGAGCGCGGCACCGCGCTGCTGGAGCGGCCCGAGCGGCCGGAGCGGCCCGCGCCACCCCGTGCCGTGAGCCTGCCCGTCGGCCTGATCAGAACCGCCCGGCCCCGCCAATGGATCAAGAACGTCCTCGTCGTGGCCGCCCCGGCCGCCGCCGGCCAACTGGGCTCGCGGCACACCGCCGTCCAACTGGCCCTCGTCTTCACCCTGTTCACAGCTGCCGCCGCGGCCGTCTATCTGATCAACGACGCACGCGACGCCGACGCCGACCGCGCCCACCCGGTCAAATGCCGCAGGCCGGTCGCCGCCGGGGACGTCCCCGTGAGCGTCGCGTACACGGCCGGCGCTCTGCTCGCCGCCGCCGCGATCACGGGCGCCGCCACCCTGTGCAATGCCATGACCGGCGCACTGCTCACCGCGTATCTCTCGATGCAACTCGCGTACTGCGTCTGGCTCAAGCATGTCCTCGTCGTCGACCTGGCCGTCGTCACCACCGGATTCCTGCTGCGCGCGATGATCGGCGGGGTCGCGCTGGGCATCCCGCTGTCCCGGTGGTTCCTGATCACCACCGGCTTCGGCGCGCTCTTCATGGTGGCGGCCAAGCGGTACTCGGAGGCCGTACAGATGGAGGGCAGCGAGGGCGTGACCCGGGTGCTGCTCAACGCGTACACGACCGGCTATCTGCGCTTCGTCTGGCAGCTCGCGGCCGGTGTCGCCGTGCTCGCCTACTGCCTGTGGGCCCTGGAGAGCGGTGGCGTGGCGGGCCAGGCGCTGCTGCCCTGGCGGCAGTTGTCGGTGATCGCGTTCATCCTGGCGGTGCTGCGGTACGCGGTCTTCGCCGACCGGGGCACGGCCGGCGCGCCCGAGGACGTCGTGCTGCGCGACCGCCCGCTCGCCGTCATCGGGCTGGTGTGGGCGGCGATGTACGGTCTCGCGGTCGCCGACCTGTGA
- a CDS encoding GtrA family protein, whose translation MKRPELASFVLVGGCAYAVDLALFSRLRGPLGMDPLTAKALSFLAGCTVAYLGNALGTYRRRSVGLREYAVFFGVNLAGAGVQLLCLAVSHYVLGFQSAGADTVSGLGVGMLLATCLRFWGTRTLVFGVEGRRTKWTG comes from the coding sequence GTGAAGAGGCCCGAACTGGCCTCGTTCGTCCTGGTCGGGGGCTGTGCGTACGCCGTCGATCTCGCCCTCTTCAGCCGGCTGCGCGGCCCCCTCGGCATGGACCCGCTCACCGCCAAGGCCCTCTCCTTCCTCGCCGGGTGCACCGTCGCGTACCTGGGCAACGCGCTCGGGACGTACCGGCGCAGAAGCGTCGGCCTGCGGGAGTACGCCGTCTTCTTCGGCGTCAATCTGGCGGGCGCGGGTGTGCAGTTGCTCTGCCTCGCCGTCTCGCACTACGTCCTCGGCTTCCAGTCGGCCGGGGCGGACACGGTCTCCGGGCTCGGCGTCGGCATGCTCCTCGCCACCTGCCTGCGATTCTGGGGGACCCGGACGCTGGTATTCGGTGTGGAGGGTAGGCGTACGAAATGGACTGGCTGA
- the rocD gene encoding ornithine--oxo-acid transaminase, translated as MSTSESAIASAEAHTAHNYHPLPVVIASAEGAWMTDVEGRRYLDMLAGYSALNFGHGNRRLIDAAKAQLDRVTLTSRAFHHDRFADFCTQLAELCGMEMVLPMNTGAEAVETAVKTARKWGYQVKGVKDGRAKIIVAGNNFHGRTTTIISFSTDHEARADFGPYTPGFEIVPYGDLTALEAAMTPNTVAVLLEPIQGEAGVLVPPPGYLPGVRQLTRERNVLFIADEIQSGLGRTGRTFACEHENVVPDMYVLGKALGGGVVPVSAVVSSAEVLGVYRPGEHGSTFGGNPLACAVALEVIAMLRTGEFQQRATELGDHLHHELGLLTGGGSVEAVRGRGLWAGVDIVPSHGTGREISEKLMDRGVLVKDTHGSTIRIAPPLVISKEDLDWGLDQLRGVLEG; from the coding sequence GTGTCCACATCGGAGAGTGCCATTGCCTCCGCGGAGGCGCACACCGCGCACAACTACCACCCTCTGCCCGTGGTCATCGCCTCGGCGGAGGGCGCCTGGATGACCGATGTCGAGGGGCGCCGCTACCTCGACATGCTCGCCGGGTACTCGGCGCTCAACTTCGGTCACGGCAACCGCCGGCTCATCGACGCCGCCAAGGCGCAGCTGGACAGAGTCACGCTCACCTCCCGTGCCTTCCACCACGACAGGTTCGCGGACTTCTGTACGCAGCTCGCCGAGCTGTGCGGCATGGAGATGGTGCTGCCGATGAACACCGGGGCGGAGGCGGTGGAGACCGCCGTGAAGACCGCCCGGAAGTGGGGCTACCAGGTCAAGGGCGTGAAGGACGGCCGGGCGAAGATCATCGTCGCGGGGAACAACTTCCACGGCCGGACGACCACGATCATCAGCTTCTCGACGGATCACGAGGCGCGGGCGGACTTCGGCCCGTATACGCCGGGCTTCGAGATCGTTCCGTACGGCGACCTGACCGCGCTCGAAGCGGCGATGACACCGAACACCGTGGCCGTGCTGCTGGAGCCGATCCAGGGCGAGGCCGGGGTGCTGGTGCCGCCGCCGGGCTATCTCCCGGGCGTACGGCAGCTGACCCGCGAGCGGAACGTCCTGTTCATCGCGGACGAGATCCAGTCGGGCCTCGGGCGGACCGGCCGGACCTTCGCCTGCGAGCACGAGAACGTCGTGCCGGACATGTACGTGCTGGGCAAGGCGCTGGGCGGCGGTGTCGTGCCGGTGTCGGCGGTGGTCTCCTCCGCCGAGGTGCTCGGCGTCTACCGGCCCGGTGAGCACGGCTCGACGTTCGGCGGCAATCCGCTGGCCTGCGCGGTGGCCCTGGAGGTGATCGCGATGCTGCGCACCGGTGAGTTCCAGCAGCGCGCCACCGAGCTGGGTGACCATCTCCACCATGAGCTCGGCCTGTTGACGGGCGGCGGCTCGGTGGAGGCAGTGCGCGGGCGCGGGCTGTGGGCGGGCGTCGACATCGTGCCGAGCCACGGCACCGGGAGGGAGATCTCCGAGAAGCTGATGGACCGCGGGGTCCTGGTCAAGGACACCCACGGCTCCACGATCCGCATCGCCCCGCCGCTGGTGATCAGCAAGGAGGACCTGGACTGGGGCCTGGACCAGCTCCGGGGCGTACTGGAGGGCTGA
- a CDS encoding glutathionylspermidine synthase family protein: MKRHTTEPRPGWQQTVEEQGCIYPLTRYPDGSLRPYWDESAYYSFSLPEVEALEDVVEELHAMCLVAAGHIVAHDRFADLGITDTRLAGLIAESWRRRAELPSLYGRFDLRYDGTGPAKMLEYNADTPTSLVEAASPQWFWMEDRFPGADQWNSLHERLVDAWKRQAPLLPPGPLHFVHSDGDELGEDLMTVAYLRETAEQAGLATEALSVEQIGWDRLSGRFVDDRLRFIRSCFKLYPWEWLATDRFGPHVLDTLDNGGGTGTTCWIEPAWKMLLSNKALLAILWELNPGHPNLLPAYLDGPRELASERGYVAKPLLGREGAGVTIHEPGCPPVLREEPCCYQELAPLPDFDGNRVVLGAWVVEDEAAGLGIRESAGLVTDEYARFLPHVIL, translated from the coding sequence ATGAAGCGCCACACCACAGAACCCCGGCCCGGCTGGCAGCAGACCGTCGAGGAACAGGGGTGCATCTACCCCCTGACCCGTTATCCGGACGGCTCGTTGCGCCCGTACTGGGACGAGAGTGCGTACTACTCCTTCTCGCTGCCCGAGGTCGAGGCGCTGGAGGACGTCGTCGAGGAGCTGCACGCGATGTGCTTGGTCGCGGCCGGGCACATCGTTGCCCACGACCGCTTCGCGGACCTCGGCATCACGGACACGCGGCTGGCCGGCCTGATCGCCGAGTCCTGGCGGCGACGGGCCGAACTGCCCTCCCTCTACGGGCGGTTCGATCTGCGATACGACGGCACGGGCCCGGCCAAGATGCTGGAGTACAACGCCGACACCCCCACCTCCCTGGTCGAGGCCGCGAGCCCGCAGTGGTTCTGGATGGAGGACCGCTTTCCCGGCGCCGACCAGTGGAACTCCCTCCATGAACGCCTCGTCGACGCCTGGAAGCGCCAGGCACCGCTCCTTCCGCCCGGGCCGCTGCACTTCGTCCACTCCGACGGGGACGAGCTGGGCGAGGACCTGATGACCGTCGCCTATCTGCGTGAGACGGCCGAGCAGGCGGGCCTCGCCACCGAGGCGCTGTCCGTCGAACAGATCGGCTGGGACCGGCTGTCCGGCCGCTTCGTCGACGACCGGCTGCGGTTCATACGCAGCTGCTTCAAGCTCTATCCGTGGGAGTGGCTGGCCACCGACCGCTTCGGTCCCCACGTCCTGGACACCCTGGACAACGGCGGCGGCACCGGCACCACCTGCTGGATCGAGCCCGCCTGGAAGATGCTGCTCTCCAACAAGGCGCTGCTGGCGATCCTCTGGGAGCTCAACCCGGGCCACCCGAATCTGCTCCCCGCCTACCTCGACGGCCCGCGCGAACTCGCCTCGGAGCGGGGATACGTGGCCAAGCCGCTGCTCGGCCGCGAGGGTGCGGGGGTCACGATCCATGAGCCGGGCTGCCCGCCCGTACTGCGGGAAGAGCCGTGCTGCTACCAGGAGTTGGCGCCGCTGCCCGACTTCGACGGCAACCGTGTGGTGCTCGGTGCCTGGGTCGTCGAGGACGAGGCGGCGGGGCTCGGCATCCGGGAATCGGCGGGGCTGGTCACGGACGAGTACGCCCGCTTCCTGCCCCACGTCATCCTCTAG
- a CDS encoding 2'-5' RNA ligase family protein, translated as MGTVTLGVSIAVPEPYGSLLQERRAGFGDPAAHGIPTHVTLLPPTEVDAGALPVIEAHLADVARAVRPFPMRLSGTGTFRPFSPVVFVQVVEGAAACTWLQKRVRDASGPLVRELQFSYHPHVTVAHGIAEEAMDRAYEELSAYEAAWTCASFALYEQGADGVWRKLNTYAFGGGIAAVPAQGAPVDEPATTI; from the coding sequence GTGGGGACCGTAACGCTCGGCGTTTCGATCGCGGTCCCGGAGCCCTACGGCAGCCTGCTCCAGGAGCGGCGCGCGGGCTTCGGGGATCCCGCCGCGCACGGCATTCCCACGCACGTCACCCTCCTCCCGCCCACCGAGGTCGACGCCGGCGCGCTGCCCGTGATCGAGGCGCATCTCGCCGACGTCGCGAGGGCCGTCCGCCCGTTCCCGATGCGGCTCTCCGGCACCGGGACGTTCCGTCCGTTCTCGCCCGTCGTCTTCGTCCAGGTCGTCGAGGGCGCGGCGGCCTGCACCTGGCTGCAGAAGCGGGTCCGCGACGCGTCCGGGCCGCTGGTGCGTGAGCTGCAGTTCTCGTACCACCCGCACGTCACCGTGGCGCACGGCATCGCCGAGGAGGCGATGGACCGCGCGTACGAGGAGCTCTCCGCGTACGAGGCGGCCTGGACCTGCGCCTCCTTCGCGCTCTACGAGCAGGGCGCGGACGGCGTGTGGCGCAAGCTCAACACGTACGCCTTCGGTGGTGGCATCGCGGCCGTTCCCGCCCAGGGCGCCCCGGTCGACGAGCCGGCCACCACCATCTGA
- the glyA gene encoding serine hydroxymethyltransferase yields the protein MTLPLPHPALSATDPELAALVGAEEQLQAETLRMIPSENYVSRAVLEASGTVLQNKYSEGYAGRRYYEGQQNIDQVELLAIARAKALFGVEHANVQPYSGSPANLAVYLAFAEPGDTVMGMALPMGGHLTHGWGVSATGRWFRGVQYGVRQDTGLTDFDEVRELALKERPKVIFCGGTALPRTIDFAAFAEIARESGAVLVADVAHIAGLIAGGAHPSPVPHADVISTTTHKTLRGPRGAMLMSREEHAKAIDKAVFPGLQGGPHNQTTAAIAVALHEAAQPSFRSYAASVVANAKVLAEELLARGFDLVSGGTDNHLILMDLTPKNVPGKVAAKALDRAGIVVNYNTVPYDPRKPFDPSGVRIGTPSLTSRGLGTEHMAAVADWIDRGVSAAGAGDEEALAAIRAEVAELMAEYPAPGLSA from the coding sequence ATGACCCTTCCCCTGCCGCACCCCGCACTCTCCGCCACCGACCCGGAACTGGCCGCCCTCGTCGGCGCCGAGGAACAGCTCCAGGCGGAGACGCTCCGCATGATCCCCAGCGAGAACTACGTCTCCCGGGCCGTACTGGAGGCTTCCGGCACGGTCCTGCAGAACAAGTACAGCGAGGGCTACGCCGGCCGCCGCTACTACGAGGGCCAGCAGAACATCGACCAGGTCGAGCTGCTCGCCATCGCCCGTGCCAAGGCCCTCTTCGGCGTCGAGCACGCCAACGTCCAGCCCTACTCCGGCTCCCCGGCCAACCTCGCCGTCTATCTCGCCTTCGCCGAGCCCGGCGACACTGTGATGGGCATGGCCCTGCCGATGGGCGGCCACCTCACCCACGGCTGGGGCGTCTCCGCCACCGGAAGGTGGTTCCGCGGCGTCCAGTACGGCGTACGCCAGGACACGGGCCTCACCGACTTCGACGAGGTGCGCGAACTCGCCCTCAAGGAGCGCCCGAAGGTCATCTTCTGCGGCGGCACCGCGCTGCCCCGCACCATCGACTTCGCGGCCTTCGCGGAGATCGCCCGCGAGTCCGGCGCCGTCCTGGTCGCCGATGTTGCCCATATCGCGGGTCTGATCGCGGGCGGCGCCCATCCCTCCCCCGTGCCGCACGCCGACGTGATCTCCACGACCACCCACAAGACCCTGCGCGGGCCCCGCGGCGCGATGCTGATGTCCCGCGAGGAGCACGCCAAGGCCATCGACAAAGCGGTGTTCCCCGGTCTCCAGGGCGGCCCGCACAACCAGACCACGGCTGCCATCGCGGTCGCCCTCCACGAGGCGGCCCAGCCCTCCTTCCGCAGCTACGCGGCGTCGGTCGTCGCCAACGCCAAGGTGCTCGCCGAGGAGCTGCTCGCCCGCGGCTTCGACCTGGTCTCCGGCGGCACCGACAACCACCTGATCCTGATGGACCTCACCCCCAAGAACGTGCCCGGCAAGGTGGCGGCGAAGGCCCTCGACCGGGCCGGGATCGTCGTCAACTACAACACCGTCCCGTACGACCCGAGGAAGCCCTTCGACCCCTCCGGCGTCCGCATCGGCACCCCTTCCCTCACCTCTCGTGGTCTCGGTACGGAGCACATGGCCGCCGTCGCCGACTGGATCGACCGTGGTGTCAGTGCGGCCGGCGCGGGCGACGAGGAGGCGCTGGCCGCGATTCGCGCCGAGGTCGCGGAGCTGATGGCCGAGTACCCCGCGCCGGGGCTGTCCGCGTAG